Proteins found in one Camelus bactrianus isolate YW-2024 breed Bactrian camel chromosome 5, ASM4877302v1, whole genome shotgun sequence genomic segment:
- the SPP2 gene encoding secreted phosphoprotein 24, with the protein MEKTAMKALIVLVLGTNYWSCAGFPVYDYGPSSLREAVRASLAKVNSQSLSPYLFRAFRSSVKRVNVLDEDSLSMDIEFGIRETTCRRDSGEDPATCDFQRGYYVPVAVCRSTVRVSAEQVQDAWVRCHWSSSSESNSSEEMFFADMLGPSTSRNSYLLGLMPDRPRSEPSHQRSLEIMRRVIPPGNRRYPNQRPRGRINSGFE; encoded by the exons ATGGAGAAGACGGCGATGAAGGCGCTGATCGTGCTGGTTCTTGGAACGAACTACTGGTCTTGCGCAG GCTTCCCCGTCTACGACTACGGCCCGTCCTCTCTGAGGGAGGCAGTCCGCGCCTCGCTGGCAAAAGTGAACTCCCAGTCGCTGAGCCCTTACCTGTTCCGGGCGTTCAGAAGCTCAGTGAAAAGA GTCAACGTCCTGGATGAGGACAGCCTGAGCATGGACATAGAGTTTGGCATTCGAGAGACGACGTGCAGGAGGGATTCTGGAGAAGATCCTGCCACCTGTGACTTCCAAAGGGGCTACTATGTG CCGGTGGCCGTCTGCAGGAGCACCGTGCGGGTGTCTGCCGAGCAGGTGCAGGACGCGTGGGTCCGCTGCCACTGGTCCTCCAGCTCCGAGTCTAACAGCAGCGAAGAG ATGTTTTTTGCGGATATGTTGGGACCCTCTACATCAAGAAATAGTTATTTACTTG GCCTCATGCCCGACAGACCCAGAAGCGAGCCGTCTCACCAGCGGTCACTCG AGATCATGAGAAGGGTCATTCCTCCTGGAAATAGAAGGTACCCGAACCAGCGCCCCAGAGGAAGAATAAACAGTGGCTTCGAGTAA